In a genomic window of Halalkalicoccus subterraneus:
- a CDS encoding cold-shock protein, whose translation DTGGYGFISTDDADDDVFFHMEDVGGPDLEEGTEIEFDIEQAPKGPRATNVTRL comes from the coding sequence CGACACTGGCGGCTACGGTTTCATCTCGACGGACGACGCGGACGACGACGTGTTCTTCCACATGGAAGACGTTGGCGGCCCGGACCTCGAAGAAGGCACCGAGATCGAGTTCGACATCGAACAGGCCCCCAAGGGCCCCCGAGCGACCAACGTCACCCGTCTGTAA
- a CDS encoding CBS domain-containing protein, with translation MTDMFVGRLMSSPVRTVTSETTLSEAATKMYDAGIGSVVVVDGENALEGILTATDFVRLSASGDSPEETAVSEYMSTTVTTTTANTDLRDVADTMIEHGFHHVPVVDESEGVVGIVTTTDLTAYLSHVDAPSPA, from the coding sequence ATGACAGATATGTTCGTCGGCCGGCTCATGTCCTCGCCCGTCCGAACGGTCACTTCCGAGACGACCCTGAGCGAGGCCGCCACGAAGATGTACGACGCCGGGATCGGGTCGGTGGTCGTCGTCGACGGCGAGAACGCCCTCGAAGGGATCCTCACGGCGACGGATTTCGTTCGTTTGAGTGCAAGCGGCGATTCGCCCGAGGAGACCGCCGTAAGCGAGTACATGAGCACTACTGTCACGACGACCACCGCGAACACGGATCTGCGCGACGTGGCCGATACGATGATCGAACACGGTTTCCATCACGTCCCAGTCGTCGACGAGAGCGAGGGCGTCGTGGGGATCGTGACGACGACCGACCTCACCGCGTACCTCTCTCACGTCGACGCCCCGAGCCCCGCGTGA
- a CDS encoding DUF7127 family protein, whose product METPRELRSVDRQDVLVDRIEYDDGTVIAVDFGGADEIAVDVVGDTAIVVAGDRQVEFELPAGAETVETNNGTLTISE is encoded by the coding sequence ATGGAAACGCCACGAGAACTGCGATCCGTCGACCGACAGGACGTGCTCGTCGACCGAATCGAGTACGACGACGGTACCGTCATCGCGGTCGATTTCGGCGGAGCCGACGAGATCGCGGTCGACGTCGTGGGCGATACGGCGATCGTCGTCGCCGGCGACCGGCAGGTCGAGTTCGAGCTGCCGGCCGGTGCCGAGACGGTCGAGACGAACAACGGCACGCTCACGATCTCGGAGTAG
- a CDS encoding oxidoreductase, with amino-acid sequence MTANWDAESMPDLSGATIVVTGANSGLGYEATHEFARKGGHVIMACRSEERGREAAETIREELPSASLSVHECDLADLESVRAFAREFETTYPSLHVLCNNAGVMAIPRSETEQGFETQFGVNHLGHFALTGLLLDRLRETGGETRVVTQSSAVHERGEIDFADLQGEDEYDSWDAYAQSKLANLLFAYELDRRLRATGSDTKSLACHPGYAATDLQRRGPEMRGSRLRLFAMEAMNALIAQDARTGALPLLYAATNLDIEGGEYVGPGGFRNMRGAPEIQRSSELSYDHEDARRLWNVSEELTGVAYQL; translated from the coding sequence ATGACAGCTAACTGGGACGCCGAGTCGATGCCGGACCTCTCGGGCGCCACGATCGTCGTCACGGGCGCGAACAGCGGCCTCGGATACGAGGCCACCCACGAGTTCGCGCGCAAGGGTGGACACGTTATCATGGCCTGCCGGAGCGAGGAGCGGGGCCGCGAGGCCGCAGAGACGATCCGCGAGGAGCTTCCGAGTGCCTCGCTATCGGTCCACGAGTGTGATCTGGCCGATCTCGAGTCGGTGCGGGCGTTCGCCCGCGAGTTCGAGACGACCTATCCCTCGCTTCACGTCCTCTGTAACAACGCGGGCGTGATGGCGATCCCTCGAAGCGAGACCGAACAGGGTTTCGAGACCCAGTTCGGCGTCAACCATCTGGGCCACTTCGCGCTGACGGGACTCCTCCTCGATCGTCTCCGCGAAACCGGCGGCGAAACCCGAGTCGTGACTCAGAGCAGCGCGGTCCACGAACGCGGCGAGATCGATTTCGCGGACCTGCAGGGCGAAGACGAGTACGACTCGTGGGACGCCTATGCCCAGTCGAAGCTCGCGAACCTGCTGTTCGCCTACGAGCTCGACCGGCGGCTCCGCGCGACCGGGAGCGACACGAAGAGCCTCGCCTGTCACCCCGGCTATGCCGCGACCGACCTCCAGCGACGCGGCCCCGAGATGCGCGGTTCGCGCCTCCGACTGTTCGCGATGGAGGCGATGAACGCGCTGATCGCTCAGGATGCGCGAACGGGCGCACTTCCCCTGCTCTACGCCGCGACCAATCTCGATATCGAGGGAGGAGAGTACGTCGGCCCCGGCGGGTTCAGGAACATGCGCGGCGCACCCGAGATCCAGCGCTCGAGCGAACTGTCATATGACCACGAGGACGCCCGCCGGCTCTGGAACGTCTCGGAGGAACTGACCGGCGTCGCCTATCAACTGTAG